From Prosthecobacter vanneervenii:
GCACCCAGTTGGTGCGCACGCTCAGCTCTCCGCAGCAGGCCGCCTCGGCCTTCATGCCGCGTACATCGCGCAAAAACGCGGCGTAGCCGATGGCTGAACAGATCGCATCCGTGTCCGGGTTGCGGTGCCCGATCACATGGATCGTGTCCGGTGAGGCGGACTGGCGCAACGAGGAGGGGATGCGGATCATCGGCGTCGAGTGGCTCGACGCGGCGGGTTCAGTGACGGCCATGCGGGTAGGGGGAGGGGAAGCCGGAATCACTCACGCAAAACCCAGCGCGGTGAGGCGGGCATGCACGGCGTCCTTGTTTTCCAGAAGCTCGGCGATGGGGTCCCACTTGCCAGTGGTCAGCGCCTCGTGGGCGGTGGCTGGCAGGGTGATGGAAAACTCCTGATCTTCAAAGAAGACCTTGCCGGCGGCGACGTCGATGGTGACTTCGAGCTGCGGATTGCGCTCGATCTCATTGGCCAGGACCTTGATGTCCGCAGCGCTGGCGCACACGCAGGGGATGCCCAGGGTGGTGCAATTGCCAAAGAAGATTTCAGCGAAGCTTTCGGCGATGACGGCGCGGATGCCGAAGCGGTAGAGAGCCTGGGGGGCGTGCTCGCGGGAGCTGCCGCAGCCGAAGTTGGTGCCGGAGAGGAGGATGTTGGCGCCTTTGAAGCGGGGATCGTCGAGCGGGTGGCCGGTGGGCTTGCCGTCCTTGTCGAAACGCACGTCGTAGAAGGCGAATTCGCCGAGGCCGTCAAACGTCACGCATTTCATGAAGCGTGCCGGGATGATGCGGTCGGTGTCGATGTCAGAACCGGGGACGTAAACGCCACGACCGGCGACTTGGGTGATTTTTGCGAGTGCCATGAGGGGCGCGACAGTAGCGGAATTCGGCGCGAGGGCAAATGCACTTCTTAACGTCCTTGCTGCTGCAGACGGCGGGCGGCGCGCTCTTTCTCGGCCTCCAGGGCGGTCTGGCGCAGGAGTTCGCGGTAGTTGTCCCGCCAGTTGATGGTGCCTTCAGGGTTCAGCACCCGGGCCTGTCCGGCCCAGAGGTAGGCGGATTCAGCCTGGCCGAACTGCCTGAGGCGGTGGTAGTGCATGCCCAGGGCCAGACGGGGCTCCTCGTAGAGCGGGGCGAGGGCCAGAGCCCGCTGGACGGACTGGAGCGCGGCATCGTGCTTGCCAGCAGCATCCTGGGCATCTGCCAGCGCCAGGTGATAGAGGTAGTTGTAGGGGTTCAGAGCCGTGGCCCGGGTCAGCTCCTTGAGGGAGGCGTCTACAGTGCGCAGGTAGGTGTCTTTCATCATGTCCTGCCGGATGGAGTCCATGAGGGCGATGCCATGCTGGTAGGCCAGCACGGCATTGCGGGGGTCCATGGTGGTGGCAT
This genomic window contains:
- the leuD gene encoding 3-isopropylmalate dehydratase small subunit — its product is MALAKITQVAGRGVYVPGSDIDTDRIIPARFMKCVTFDGLGEFAFYDVRFDKDGKPTGHPLDDPRFKGANILLSGTNFGCGSSREHAPQALYRFGIRAVIAESFAEIFFGNCTTLGIPCVCASAADIKVLANEIERNPQLEVTIDVAAGKVFFEDQEFSITLPATAHEALTTGKWDPIAELLENKDAVHARLTALGFA